The following proteins are encoded in a genomic region of Aptenodytes patagonicus chromosome 13, bAptPat1.pri.cur, whole genome shotgun sequence:
- the NDUFAB1 gene encoding acyl carrier protein, mitochondrial, giving the protein MAARVLSACVRRLLPRPPPPAPRPAALGTLCPRRPRAPPGAAPRPPAQVRAVAGGPALPGAARLLQVPRAAWPPCRRFSDLPPLTLADIKDRVLYVLKLYDKIDPEKLTAESHFMKDLGLDSLDQVEIIMAMEDEFGFEIPDGDAEKLMCPQEIVDYIADKKDVYE; this is encoded by the exons ATGGCGGCCCGTGTCCTCTCGGCCTGCGTCCGCCGCCTcctgccccggccgcccccgcccgccccgcggcccgccgCGCTCGGCACCCtctgcccccgccgcccgcgggccccgccgggggcggccccgcggccgccggcgcaGGTGAGGGCCGTCGCGggcggcccggcgctgcccggcgctGCCCGTCTCTTGCAGGTGCCGCGGGCGGCCTGGCCGCCGTGCCGCCGCTTCTCCGACCTGCCGCCCCTGACCTTGGCGGACATCAAGGACCGCGTCCTCTACGTCCTCAAGCTGTACGACAAGATCGACCCGGAGAAG CTCACAGCCGAATCCCACTTCATGAAGGACCTGGGTTTGGACAGTTTGGACCAAGTGGAAATCATCATGGCTATGGAAGACGAATTTG GATTTGAAATTCctgatggagatgcagaaaagttAATGTGTCCACAAGAGATTGTAGATTACATTGCAGATAAGAAGGATGTTTATGAATAA
- the LOC143166383 gene encoding uncharacterized protein LOC143166383: MERLRLPRLPRLLAAAVIVECCARLCPGLGSGTGSTLGTAVPCAHPGTMTGERCQTDPERGAGTRRVPTPEAAGQLRTEAELLPFPGTPAGTDEPPSPQGSPGGPWAGRVGTGPTVQDGAAIEHPGPLLSAGTAEQAAAGSKQPSPASPGVTSVGAPAPVEPDAAPTTRYTPRTDPVGNVTADGATTPQGTPSHSPSSVTVPGSAGGQWGSPSTLLGWSPMGTAHVQSRRGSHSPSSLAPWAGEGPGATVPLGDSSPGTRPSIMPATNSPAPGTIGTSPLAGGLQRLLTPTGTPGGTRQGLPELVGRRDSDSHPWHGTDIARQGPRSAPRPSPLSLGAGGRRGPVASTAQPTMGTGPTSLPAAGKGLDLPVPTATASIPGVTSLSLGGALDPTAGVLGPPDIEGPPEHGHVPLDQTWHPPAVPGQPPASVAPGSTAAVQSGVPHASPGSHRVPLSPQPAPTSSSAVPTSPTPQPSLGTGWGVPGLSPAAGTLPAEPSPGLWLPHTGPRGTPVGVGDAGPWAVTAPPSWQPGSPAPTTATGPPWQLAPSQPASSLGLTTTIGVATAVTTTITAATTSPALLGDVGTVTSDPSATVLQGDASGLTWGPPTRLPTMVPGPPQLPTDPPGTLGHHGGPGPLQQPGTQTWSSRRAAPEGGQMLTPPERRQPHQAGPPGCSLWRISHPS; the protein is encoded by the exons ATGGAGCGGCTCCGGCTCCCGCGGCTCCCGCGGCTCCTGGCCGCCGCAG tgaTCGTGGAGTGCTGTGCACGGCTCTGCCCTGGTCTCGGCAGTGGGACGGGCTCCACGCTGGGCACTGCCGTCCCCTGCGCCCACCCAGGGACCATGACGGGGGAGCGCTGCCAGACAG ATCCGGAGCGAGGAGCTGGCACCAGGCGGGTGCCGACGCCGGAGGCCGCAGGGCAGCTGCGGACAGAGGCTGagctgctgcccttccctgggACTCCCGCTGGGACTGacgagccccccagcccccaggggaGCCCCGGAggcccctgggcaggcagggtggggaCGGGGCCCACGGTGCAGGATGGAGCAGCCATCGAGCACCCGGGgcccctgctctctgcaggcactgctgagcaggcagctgcaggcagcaagcagccatctcctgccagcccaggggtGACCAGTGTGGGGGCTCCAGCCCCCGTAGAGCCGGACGCAGCTCCTACCACCAGATACACCCCCAGGACTGACCCTGTAGGAAATGTGACGGCAGACGGTGCCACGACCCCACAGGGGACCCCCTCACATTCACCATCCTCTGTGACggtgcctggctctgctggggggcagtgggggtcccccagcaccctgctgggcTGGAGCCCCATGGGGACAGCACATGTGCAGAGCCGGAGGGGCTCACACAGCCCCTCGTCCCTGGCGCCGTGGGCTGGGGAGGGCCCGGGGGCCACCGTCCCACTGGGTGACAGCAGCCCAGGGACTCGCCCAAGCATCATGCCAGCCACGAACAGCCCTGCACCGGGGACGATCGGGACATCGCCCCTTgcgggggggctgcagaggctgctgaCTCCCACAGGGACACCGGGGGGGACACGCCAGGGGCTGCCAGAGCTGGTAGGACGACGGGACTCTGACTCCCACCCGTGGCATGGGACGGACATTGCCCGGCAGGGTCCCCGCTCTGCCCCTCGCCCCTCTCCACTGTCCCTGGGGGCTGGTGGCCGCAGGGGCCCTGtggccagcacagcccagccaaCCATGGGGACGGGCCCAACCTCGCTGCCTGCCGCAGGCAAGGGGTTGGATCTGCCTGTCCCCACTGCCACAGCCAGCATCCCAGGGGTGACATCCCTCAGCCTGGGGGGAGCCCTGGACCCAACTGCAGGGGTCTTGGGGCCACCTGACATAGAGGGTCCTCCTGAACACGGCCATGTCCCCCTGGACCAGACCTGGCATCCGCCAGCTGTGCCGGGGCAGCCCCCTGCCTCGGTGGCCCCAGGCAGCACCGCTGCAGTACAGAGCGGGGTGCCCCACGCCAGCCCAGGGTCCCaccgtgtccccctgtccccacagcctgCCCcaaccagcagctctgcagtgcccACCTCACCGaccccacagccctccctggggACCGGCTGGGGCGtccctgggctcagccctgctgcgggCACCCTCCCGGCAGAGCCGTCCCCAGGGCTCTGGCTGCCCCACACCGGCCCGAGGGGGACCCCAGTGGGGGTGGGTGATGCCGGGCCTTGGGCAGTGACTGCCCCGCCGAGCTGGCAGCCAGGCAGCCCAGCCCCCACCACGGCCACTGGGCCCCCCTGGCAGCTGGCTCCGTCCCAGCCTGCATCTTCCCTGGGGCTGACCACCACTATCGGTGTCGCCACCGccgtcaccaccaccatcacaGCTGCCACCACCAGCCCAGCACTGCTCGGGGACGTGGGGACAGTAACGTCGGATCCCAGTGCCACGGTGTTGCAGGGGGATGCATCAGGGCTGACGTGGGGACCCCCGACTCGTCTGCCCACCATGGTGCCAGGACCCCCCCAGCTGCCCACTGATCCCCCTGGGACCCTGGGCCATCATGGGGGCCCGGgtcccctccagcagccaggGACACAGACCTGGTCAAGCCGTCGAGCAGCCCCAGAGGGTGGCCAGATGCTGACACCCCCAGAGCGACGCCAGCCGCACCAGGCAGGGCCCCCCGGGTGTTCATTGTGGAGGATCAGCCACCCCTCCTGA
- the LOC143166386 gene encoding uncharacterized protein LOC143166386 isoform X2: MGFVPALQDPGSRERWGLLHSFNRTVAPLFMSVPGFLRLEVTGIREGSVVLEYDALFAAERVQAPGLGALLNAVLGSGGARPGLAVGTAPVLRNVALEPPLDPCAVLFACRAGFAWVAGADGNATCTSLCHRDYCKNHGICTHPRDRGPLCQCPVGSDFWFMGLRCDYRVTQQSLLGMAAGVLLSIILLGAVVAAVAIRRFKALLLEARADQTRSSYRRFCRLDDVSAQYWSRSWLPSASSLDNPAFSNSEELLHLQILDNGCCSCGEDSGITDSAKHRPAPPARLACRPSFHYDWDTSSSSINDPMVDSGKASDISVSSWPMEPIQWTPFPLLHQLSRQRPHKARRPRSYCEGMELVNLERSWTA, from the exons ATGGGGTTCGTCCCCGCCCTGCAGGACCCCGGATCCCGGGAGCGCTGGGGTCTGCTGCACAGCTTCAACCGGACG GTTGCGCCCCTCTTCATGTCGGTGCCTGGGTTCCTGCGGCTGGAGGTGACGGGGATCAG GGAGGGCAGTGTGGTGCTGGAGTACGATGCGCTGTTCGCAGCAGAGCGGGTGCAGGCACCGGGGCTGGGCGCGCTCCTCAACGCcgtgctgggctctggcggtgcccggccggggctggcggTGGGCACTGCCCCCGTCCTACGCAACGTGGCTCTGG AGCCACCGCTGGACCCCTGCGCCGTGCTCTTTGCCTGCCGAGCTGGTTTCGCCTGGGTGGCTGGGGCAGATGGGAACGCCACCTGCACCTCCCTCTGCCACCGTGACTACTGCAAGAACCACGGCATCTGCACCCACCCCCGGGACCGCGGGCCCCTCTGCCA GTGCCCCGTCGGCAGCGATTTCTGGTTCATGGGGCTGCGCTGCGACTACCGGGTGAcgcagcagagcctgctgggcATGGCTGCCGGGGTCCTGCTCAGCATCATCCTCCTGGGCGCCGTCGTCGCCGCCGTCGCCATCCGCCGGTTCAAGGCACTGCTGCTGGAGGCCAGGGCTGACCAGACCCGCAGCAG CTACCGGCGGTTCTGTCGGCTGGACGACGTCTCGGCCCAGTACTGGTCGCGCTCCTGGCTGCCCTCGGCCAGCTCGCTGGACAACCCGGCCTTCAGCAACTCGGAGGAGCTGCTCCACTTGCAGATCTTGGACAACGGCTGCTGCAGCTGCGGGGAGGACTCGGGCATCACCGACAGCGCCAAGCATCGCCCCGCGCCACCTGCCCGCCTGGCATGCCGGCCCAG tttccACTATGACTGGGACACAAGTTCCAGCAGCATCAACGATCCCATGGTGGACTCTGGAAAAGCCAGCGATATCTCAGTGTCGAGTTGGCCCATGGAGCCCATCCAGTGGAcacccttccccctcctccatcAGCTTTCCAGGCAGCGACCG CACAAAGCCAGACGGCCTCGTTCGTACTGCGAGGGGATGGAGCTGGTCAACCTTGAGAGGAGCTGGACAGCCTGA
- the LOC143166386 gene encoding uncharacterized protein LOC143166386 isoform X1 yields the protein MGFVPALQDPGSRERWGLLHSFNRTVAPLFMSVPGFLRLEVTGIREGSVVLEYDALFAAERVQAPGLGALLNAVLGSGGARPGLAVGTAPVLRNVALAEPPLDPCAVLFACRAGFAWVAGADGNATCTSLCHRDYCKNHGICTHPRDRGPLCQCPVGSDFWFMGLRCDYRVTQQSLLGMAAGVLLSIILLGAVVAAVAIRRFKALLLEARADQTRSSYRRFCRLDDVSAQYWSRSWLPSASSLDNPAFSNSEELLHLQILDNGCCSCGEDSGITDSAKHRPAPPARLACRPSFHYDWDTSSSSINDPMVDSGKASDISVSSWPMEPIQWTPFPLLHQLSRQRPHKARRPRSYCEGMELVNLERSWTA from the exons ATGGGGTTCGTCCCCGCCCTGCAGGACCCCGGATCCCGGGAGCGCTGGGGTCTGCTGCACAGCTTCAACCGGACG GTTGCGCCCCTCTTCATGTCGGTGCCTGGGTTCCTGCGGCTGGAGGTGACGGGGATCAG GGAGGGCAGTGTGGTGCTGGAGTACGATGCGCTGTTCGCAGCAGAGCGGGTGCAGGCACCGGGGCTGGGCGCGCTCCTCAACGCcgtgctgggctctggcggtgcccggccggggctggcggTGGGCACTGCCCCCGTCCTACGCAACGTGGCTCTGG CAGAGCCACCGCTGGACCCCTGCGCCGTGCTCTTTGCCTGCCGAGCTGGTTTCGCCTGGGTGGCTGGGGCAGATGGGAACGCCACCTGCACCTCCCTCTGCCACCGTGACTACTGCAAGAACCACGGCATCTGCACCCACCCCCGGGACCGCGGGCCCCTCTGCCA GTGCCCCGTCGGCAGCGATTTCTGGTTCATGGGGCTGCGCTGCGACTACCGGGTGAcgcagcagagcctgctgggcATGGCTGCCGGGGTCCTGCTCAGCATCATCCTCCTGGGCGCCGTCGTCGCCGCCGTCGCCATCCGCCGGTTCAAGGCACTGCTGCTGGAGGCCAGGGCTGACCAGACCCGCAGCAG CTACCGGCGGTTCTGTCGGCTGGACGACGTCTCGGCCCAGTACTGGTCGCGCTCCTGGCTGCCCTCGGCCAGCTCGCTGGACAACCCGGCCTTCAGCAACTCGGAGGAGCTGCTCCACTTGCAGATCTTGGACAACGGCTGCTGCAGCTGCGGGGAGGACTCGGGCATCACCGACAGCGCCAAGCATCGCCCCGCGCCACCTGCCCGCCTGGCATGCCGGCCCAG tttccACTATGACTGGGACACAAGTTCCAGCAGCATCAACGATCCCATGGTGGACTCTGGAAAAGCCAGCGATATCTCAGTGTCGAGTTGGCCCATGGAGCCCATCCAGTGGAcacccttccccctcctccatcAGCTTTCCAGGCAGCGACCG CACAAAGCCAGACGGCCTCGTTCGTACTGCGAGGGGATGGAGCTGGTCAACCTTGAGAGGAGCTGGACAGCCTGA